One genomic segment of Halanaerobiales bacterium includes these proteins:
- a CDS encoding Fe-S cluster domain-containing protein: protein MKSIYLYSLLSMGGIAAFLAAGLGIASRAFHVDKDPRIDEVEEVLPGANCGACGYAGCSSFAEAVVKGDASIDGCPVGGEDVAEKIAEILDAEASSAEGEVARVLCRGGNKETKKDSEYKGIETCKAVNLINGGDKSCQYGCLGYGDCVEVCPFDAIKMNENGLPEVDPEKCTGCGKCVEACPKDIITLYPSSKKNHIECSSPESGKVVSKICEVGCIGCGMCEKVCPVDAITMEGDLAVIDYEKCINCGLCAEKCPTDTITFEGKKVKNIEITDDCVGCTLCAKACPVDAIEGEPKEKHEIDPEKCVKCGICYDTCNVDAIKVEYE, encoded by the coding sequence ATGAAATCAATTTATTTGTATTCTCTTTTGAGCATGGGAGGTATAGCAGCTTTTTTAGCAGCCGGTCTTGGCATAGCTTCTCGGGCTTTCCATGTAGATAAAGATCCTAGAATAGATGAAGTTGAAGAAGTTCTTCCAGGGGCTAATTGTGGGGCATGTGGATATGCTGGTTGTAGTAGTTTCGCTGAAGCAGTAGTTAAAGGTGATGCTTCCATTGATGGTTGTCCTGTTGGTGGAGAAGATGTTGCAGAAAAAATTGCAGAAATTTTAGATGCAGAAGCGTCTTCAGCTGAAGGTGAAGTAGCTAGAGTGCTCTGTCGTGGTGGAAACAAAGAAACAAAAAAAGATTCAGAATATAAAGGTATAGAAACCTGTAAAGCTGTAAATCTTATAAATGGTGGAGACAAAAGTTGTCAATATGGATGTCTTGGTTATGGGGATTGTGTAGAGGTATGTCCTTTTGATGCAATTAAAATGAATGAAAATGGTCTTCCTGAAGTTGATCCTGAGAAATGTACAGGTTGTGGGAAATGTGTTGAAGCCTGTCCAAAAGATATTATTACACTTTATCCATCATCTAAAAAGAATCATATTGAGTGTTCATCCCCTGAAAGTGGTAAAGTAGTAAGTAAAATTTGTGAAGTTGGCTGTATAGGTTGTGGCATGTGTGAAAAAGTATGTCCGGTTGATGCTATAACAATGGAGGGAGACCTTGCAGTTATAGATTATGAAAAATGTATTAATTGTGGTCTTTGCGCAGAAAAATGTCCAACTGATACAATTACTTTTGAAGGGAAAAAGGTAAAAAATATAGAAATTACTGATGATTGTGTTGGTTGTACCTTATGTGCAAAAGCCTGCCCGGTAGATGCTATAGAGGGTGAACCAAAAGAAAAACATGAGATTGATCCTGAAAAATGTGTTAAATGTGGAATTTGTTATGATACATGTAATGTAGATGCCATTAAAGTAGAGTATGAATAA